DNA sequence from the Centropristis striata isolate RG_2023a ecotype Rhode Island chromosome 17, C.striata_1.0, whole genome shotgun sequence genome:
CAGACcgaactgctacagagctaactgttagcctgttagcactgctgctgctttcaaACTGAAACATTCTGTATGTGCTGTGTACTCCAAGAATGCTTCTTAAAATCAGTAAATGCTTCATTATGAAAAAGGCCTAAAAGTCAAACAGAAATATGCTGTTGCACAGATGTCTCACTGCATTTCAAGACCTTCCAGTTAAAGGGTATTTCTCTCCACTCTGGTCTCTAGTAGCTTCACTTATTGATCTACATGAACCTTTTAGCTGCTTCATGGGTCCAGCTCCACCTCAGTATGtggatttttcatgttttttagaACATCATATAATATGATAGAATTtatttagtgatttattgactCTAGCCCATAAATACTAATTACACAACAAGAAAAGTATATCAATATTgaaaactaaaacacatttgagaaaaccaaagtgctttacgctacagactgcgctcattgaactgttcacacacacacacacacacacacacactcatactggtgttagtggctaccagggcacactggtgccacctgccaccattgggaactcattctcacaccgatgaacgcagcattgggagcaatttggggttcagtatcttgtccAAGGATactgtaggctgccatggtcggggatcaaaccaccaaccttccggtcggtggtgaccgctctaccaaccgcACCACAACAGCACAACTAAAACTGTCACAAGTGGCAACACTTTAGTGTAAgtgtgttaaccctctatggtacggtgtttccctcaggcaacatacccatttctgtcctgtcaaatttctacaatgcgtctttttgagtgatgcaatactttaaaaaatagggaagagtatagggaaccaatagcaatgctttaatctgtcacatcacctccaggcggccatattgaaacacttcttttccaaaggaaacatctttgccattttgcgccaaaatgactcaaaacttaattttctgtcccttttccatctggaaaaaatatattcctactaataggtgAATAAACCTTCATATTTTATAGTTTcgtacacttagactgttcaagacattcatttcaatgggtcgttggttcaatggtacaatgtttcctacaacattcagacaagaaaccggttaaaaaaagttccttttataatgtttttaaatttaaaatgttatatattgtaccctgttgaagctactgaatcttttacacgtttattaaataaactatgttaaacttacttttaaaaagtttttggggtttgttaccataatggtgcacaagtgaaaaaagtttttaaaagaaaataattacaaaatttcttcaaagtatgtttatttagtctattttaagacaaaaaaaacactccaaactttttttttcctaactccatcataatgcgtaccatagagggttaaacctTGGTTTTATTGgataaattgaaaatgaaagagGAAGAGTTGAGTTAAGCATATTCAGATACAGACATTGGAACTGTTGTGGAATATGTATTGTTGGTGGTACAGTGACAGTAcgactgtaaaaacaacaattttacaCAGATCAACAAATACCCAAACACCCAAATTCTCTTCTTCCTCGCATATTCTTTACACCATTTTAATCTTAGTCAAattgatttattctttttttatgaaacgaaacaataacaaaaaagcaaactgaAAGCACAGGTTTAATGTTTACTGTTTTAATGTTAAGTTTTTAACTTGAGTATTGTAAAAATACATTgtgaaatttaagaaaacaacacaagaaaataacttatgcagcatttttctattttcctgatttttaaatcaaaatacaCTTTCctcttttaatgtaataataacttaaatggAAAAAACCATAAAGTGCAATATTTCTGCATTTAACTGTGCTATATTAACATTTGAGCATTGTGTTTATTACTTTTTGATTTGTGTGTTTCACTATCTAATaattttaattgattatttgtcagtcagaaaaaaataactatgcgtcaatacatgtatatgttggtccatttttatttgaaaatatttgaCATGATGAAAGTGACGtgattttaaacaaacaatatgaaacagcaacgtTTATACAGTACTTCTGTTGTATTTACACTATATCTCTTGCTAACATTGTTCAAATACATATTGTGACTataatttaaacaattaaaacacaaaaatgcaggCAAGCAATTccatattaaaatacaaacaactgCAAAtactctgtaaaaaaacaaaccaaaaaacacaataacaacttttcaataaaatcaaacattcACAGATACAAACTTTTAATGTCGTCagttaaaaactgtacaaatctAATTGTGCTTCAAAACATACAATGCATGCACTTTTCAACTGTTTtgcattattgtttatttttgattaacaaacaaaataactaaataatttaaatcagtttttttaaatggctgctTTTGTCTTTTAATTCTCTTTAGGTTCATCAGTACGAACGGTACATTTCACACTGTCCTCATACTTTACTATTCTAGAGTATCAAGTTATAGTTGATTTAATTAAGAACAGACTAAGATTGATGATAGTGATCTTATGTTTAaggattttgtttttgtcccatcTCCTTCCTCAgaatctctttctctctctttgtgtcctCCAGTTGTCTCTTTATCTGCTCCCTGTGGTTCTCTGTTTCAGtcttccttctcttccttccctgtaattgttttaattttattatatgtcATCTGTATTAGATTGTCTGTGGCCATGTGCAGTTTTTGAAGTTCTTCTTTTCTCTCGCTCAGGTACCAGTTGTTCTGTGTGATGGTTTCTTTGAGTTGTAAGTATACCAGACCTCTGTTAACTGTTAaatctccctccttctctcttatttctttctCCACTGAATTAATCTTCTCTTCATTCATCTCTACTTGTTTCACTGCCTTCAGCTGTTGTTCGATGTGTTTCTCATTCTGCATCTTCAGTTCATTCTTCATTTCGTTCTCCAGATCCTGCAGAGTTTTGATAACCTGTGTCatatctgtctctttcttcTGTAACTCctccttcattttcttgttgtcTGCCATGAGCTGTTCTCTCACTCTTGCTTCCATCAAACCCTGCTGCTCCGTGGTATCTTTGTCTTGACGTGTCTCTTCATCTTGACTCTTGTTCTGTGTCTTGATCCCTGTGTAGCAACAGAAGCAGAGATATACAGAACTGTTAAACTGTGCTGACTCATGTTATCAAACGTTTGGTTGATAGAAATACAAATAGGTCTTTTGCTCACCAGATTTGTTTTGTCTCCATTTCCAGACAATACAGCCGACTGCCAAGACAAACATTATAGCAAACAGCACACTAATGGTGGTAGAGGCAGCACAACCAGAGGAAGAAACCATGAAGAAAtcctctgaaataaaaataagataaaaaaacttttacaaaACTCAACTTCAAGTTGGAAACAAAAGCTGAACATTACTGTAGATTTCTACCTGGAACAgtgatgtgtgtctctgtggtgtggTTGGTGTCCTTCTGGTGGACTCTACAGGTGAAGCTGTTGCTGTGTCTCTTCTCCAcagtcactctgctgctgacagTATAGAGGTCATCAGGacctctgactgtctctgtaggtccagcagagaggagctttCCCTCACCGTCCAGCCACAACACCTCAGGCTCTGGATACCAGCCAGAAGACTCACAGTCTAACAGAACTCCACTGCTGGTTTTATCAATGCCTGCTAGGCTGATAGCAGGTGAGGAGATGGCACCTGATTATGAGACAGATGTTCAGAAATTGATGGTTCAATTGTCATTTTTCACGTGTGTGTCCACATGGTTTATCTGCCAACATTTTAACAATTAAGCAACACATTGCTTGAGAAAGTTTTCCCCAAAAACCAATTCCATATCCacgttagcctgggtatacccagactgccttgcgcactcgatttcatttcgaactgcaacacagtctggcaaccagagaggtttcttagccctgttttagggatccaatcacagagcggggagggacggcaagacgatgacgcgtactacccggcagacgtaagcttgtagttttcttacggatccaacatggctgctgcagacgcgaaactctctttcgatctagctgacggcattttaaatagtttagagcgaaagtttattttaaaagaagaacaacaattggcttcacactcctgtttcaccaccaaaaaggatgctttagccttgcttccgactggatttggccaaagcctaatctaccaactagccccgctaccgctcgctgctgtaacgccggtgatctggctacgagccgggggacagcggagccaccagagacccccagcagctcgtctattaaccataaaatcagtggatgtgtggctgaatgacatgaaggGGAAATCAGGTTCAGCCAGAGTcacaacatgctgcagaaaaacgttgcagaagcacaattgagcattttagtctcaaagtagagatgctagagggttagtctggctatgtaaacatccatttatgtcactctacatacgtcatctggtataactgatctgattggctaagagctacctacagacgcttttgatagacattctaagcgtccaataaacggctctggaggatcgtaaaccacacctcctctacggaaaaatgaatggctggtttccagactaatctcatttgtgattagtctggcgttagccaggctatatcCACGTCACAACCCATATTTAAGGTTATTCTTCCTTGGTGACCTCTAGCAGGAAGCAAGGATGCAATCAAGTGAAGTAGCACAAAGAGCAAAAATGCCCATTTATGGAGGAGTTGGGGACGGGTAGACTGAAATACATGCTGTAGTTACTTCACATAGGTATAATATATGGGTTACATTCGACAAActactaaacctaaccaagtacttACAAATTTGATCATTTCACAATGttgaacacattttaaaaattgtcaTACCTTTCTGTATAAGGATGTGATGATTTCCTACAAAGGGATTGGGACACGACAGGgagtttttatttccttacactgaaacctttttttgacatttgtcCTTTTCTGTCTTAATGCCGGTAGATAAATGCAGACAAAAGATTGATATCGGCAGTATTTAATTAAGATGAActattaaattgaattaattaggccccaaatactaaaatactaatactaatctGTGGTTTTCTGCATGGAGTTGCATGAGCAGCCAGATGAATCTCTGGTAAGAGTAATGCATTTATTCTGAGAAATAGTCtattgctgtgttccaatacccatacttacCGTACtcactatacttagtttgagtacgcagggtgttccgattccgatcgcggcgaaaagaagtgtacttaaaggacccggatgttgtactcataacggtcaaaacgttgagtgtggaacgatgtacactatacgcactcaacggccgccatcttgcctacgtagcggaagaggcggagccaggcagagccgctcagctcagaaaaaatgtttgcaatGGCGGCCGAGACGACAGCGTCTGCAGCTCCCGCAGTTCCCGAACCCTACAGATGTAAGTTTTATCgtacatattcatatttacaaTCGCCTCTGAATAGTTTACTAATGTATTGACATGTATTAACACTGCGGTTGTTTTTGTTATCGTCCCGTTTCGCATGCTACTTGTTGTAATCCGTTAGGAGCTAGCTCGAAATATAGCAAACAAGTTGTGATTTGCCTCGGTATTTTTCTTGTGGATGCGTTGTTTTTGTAAACGTTTTGATAGTAATTGCATATGCGACTTTAAATGAAAGTCAATACGTTATTTCACTTGAACAGTAGTAACATTAGTGGTCTTGAAGACATGTCACCGCGCCAGCTGAGTTTTTGTGATCACGTTAGCACTAGCTACCCTGCGGTATGGAAATGTGAAACTTAAGTTTGGAGTTCCTTAAATGACAAACCATTTTCTTATTGGTGTCGGTCTTGTACTTCAATATAGGGACTGATGAGGACACCGTAGCATTTGTGCGGTGGCGTGTGGCCCACAGCAACATATTCAGTGGTGGGAGAACCACCAACGCTGCTGGATACAAGTAAGTGCAAAAAAAAGCTCCGTCTGCTATCACGCCAAAACAACTGTTTCATTCAACAGCTACAGCTCAGGAAAACATCCACTGAGATACATTTTCCACAGAGAAATTGTTGTGACGATTCCACCTaccaatacactgcaaaaatcaTGAAGCTtaacaagtattttcttcttatatccagcaatagtatcttaattatattgttttgagtataatttacttactgaccatagctttatgtgcttatttaattattttattgttgaaagagttctttttaggattgacattgtgagctttttcatgcttttcaatcttttcatctgttgaatatggtgaggtttttttttccaagtatttctggcttattataatgttactacagtctggCTTTTCAGGCCacaattgcagaaaataagtatatttgtatttatttcaagacatcgtagttttttccagtttctagatatttttacttatttaaaaaaatcttacaaagaaacatttacttactgcactggcagataatttgacttgtttcaagcatttCTTTGCtaaattctagttatttatttatttcttattttttgtcagttggtttttgcagtgtatgcacacacacacacacacacttcagcattgatctattttattttttagcagtgtgaatcatcagaggccccacgatacgattttattgtGATTATGCTTGATGCAAACGTACAGAGTGTATCTATACCTATTGATAGTCTAGCAGTATAATTATCAAATGAAAATCGCTTGTTATTTGCTCAGTCTGTAGACCGATGTGTTGTACTAATACTATTGTGTTTATGTGCCTCTATTACATGTTAACCAGAGTGTTCCTAGAAGAGAGAGGACTGGTGGGGAGGGTCACCACCtcattcttgaaaaaaaagtgggaaaaccTCAAGCAGAAATACAaggtttgtcttttttcacatCATGCCTTACGTCCTTGTTGGCTTTACAGATTCTCTGAGCAGTCATTTCTACATAGCAGTTgaactgaaaaatacaaaagtatgaataacctttttttt
Encoded proteins:
- the LOC131990094 gene encoding butyrophilin subfamily 3 member A2-like isoform X1 codes for the protein MHKESRMFPTKDRPLTSLRTASVLQHIAVFLLLTHSWRGESKKIDQPRQVIVMVGDDIVLPCNLETAMNAVSMTIEWGRLDLDPRFIFLWHEGQELQSEQNEAYKGRSSLSISNMKHGDISLKLSPVKISDNGTYRCHIPKLSQQYFVELLVGAISSPAISLAGIDKTSSGVLLDCESSGWYPEPEVLWLDGEGKLLSAGPTETVRGPDDLYTVSSRVTVEKRHSNSFTCRVHQKDTNHTTETHITVPEDFFMVSSSGCAASTTISVLFAIMFVLAVGCIVWKWRQNKSGIKTQNKSQDEETRQDKDTTEQQGLMEARVREQLMADNKKMKEELQKKETDMTQVIKTLQDLENEMKNELKMQNEKHIEQQLKAVKQVEMNEEKINSVEKEIREKEGDLTVNRGLVYLQLKETITQNNWYLSERKEELQKLHMATDNLIQMTYNKIKTITGKEEKED
- the LOC131990094 gene encoding butyrophilin subfamily 3 member A2-like isoform X2; this encodes MFPTKDRPLTSLRTASVLQHIAVFLLLTHSWRGESKKIDQPRQVIVMVGDDIVLPCNLETAMNAVSMTIEWGRLDLDPRFIFLWHEGQELQSEQNEAYKGRSSLSISNMKHGDISLKLSPVKISDNGTYRCHIPKLSQQYFVELLVGAISSPAISLAGIDKTSSGVLLDCESSGWYPEPEVLWLDGEGKLLSAGPTETVRGPDDLYTVSSRVTVEKRHSNSFTCRVHQKDTNHTTETHITVPEDFFMVSSSGCAASTTISVLFAIMFVLAVGCIVWKWRQNKSGIKTQNKSQDEETRQDKDTTEQQGLMEARVREQLMADNKKMKEELQKKETDMTQVIKTLQDLENEMKNELKMQNEKHIEQQLKAVKQVEMNEEKINSVEKEIREKEGDLTVNRGLVYLQLKETITQNNWYLSERKEELQKLHMATDNLIQMTYNKIKTITGKEEKED